One window from the genome of Pseudonocardia hierapolitana encodes:
- a CDS encoding SDR family NAD(P)-dependent oxidoreductase — MTSESHYATYPSLRDAVVLISGGASGLGAEFVTQFAAQGARVGFVDVAVDAGEKLVAAVAERGHPRPLFRECDIRDLDAYRRVIAEIAAELGDVQVLVNNAGSDTRHPVGDIEPSYWDERMRVNLDHQFFAAQAVAPAMRAAGRGSIINMGSISAHVDLLDLTVYMTAKAGVEGLTRSLSREFGPDGVRVNCVLPGWIMTPRQVENWLTAEADAHRATAQAVPQRLEPADVARLVLWLAADDSRSCTGQHWVVDGGWMHS; from the coding sequence ATGACCAGCGAGTCCCATTACGCCACCTACCCCAGCCTGCGCGACGCGGTCGTGCTGATCAGCGGTGGCGCGAGCGGCCTCGGCGCCGAGTTCGTCACCCAGTTCGCCGCCCAGGGCGCGCGCGTCGGGTTCGTCGACGTGGCGGTCGACGCGGGCGAGAAGCTCGTGGCTGCCGTGGCGGAGCGCGGCCACCCCCGGCCGCTCTTCCGCGAGTGCGACATCCGCGACCTCGACGCCTACCGCCGGGTGATCGCCGAGATCGCCGCCGAGCTGGGCGACGTGCAGGTGCTCGTGAACAACGCCGGCAGCGACACCCGCCACCCCGTCGGCGACATCGAGCCGTCCTACTGGGACGAGCGCATGCGCGTGAACCTCGACCACCAGTTCTTCGCGGCGCAGGCGGTCGCGCCCGCGATGCGGGCCGCCGGGCGCGGCTCGATCATCAACATGGGTTCGATCAGCGCCCACGTGGACCTGCTCGACCTCACCGTCTACATGACCGCGAAGGCGGGCGTCGAAGGGCTCACCCGGTCGCTGTCGCGCGAGTTCGGGCCCGACGGCGTCCGGGTCAACTGCGTGCTGCCCGGGTGGATCATGACGCCCCGGCAGGTGGAGAACTGGCTGACCGCGGAGGCCGACGCCCACCGGGCAACGGCCCAGGCCGTTCCGCAGCGGCTCGAGCCTGCCGACGTCGCACGGCTCGTGCTGTGGCTCGCCGCTGACGACAGCCGCTCGTGCACCGGGCAGCACTGGGTGGTGGACGGCGGCTGGATGCACTCCTGA
- a CDS encoding type IV toxin-antitoxin system AbiEi family antitoxin domain-containing protein yields MRQPLRDIAAAQHGAFSTAQAMSCYSRGELRALVSSGRWEAVFTGTYRVKSGRPSPILRLSAAGLSIGREVPACLHTAAELHGFGVLDDTATHVAVRPDEACAPD; encoded by the coding sequence GTGCGCCAACCGCTTCGCGACATCGCCGCAGCGCAGCACGGGGCGTTCAGCACCGCGCAGGCCATGAGCTGTTACAGCCGCGGCGAGTTGCGGGCGTTGGTCAGTTCGGGTCGCTGGGAGGCAGTGTTCACGGGCACGTACCGCGTGAAGTCGGGGCGGCCGAGCCCGATACTCCGGCTTTCGGCGGCCGGGCTCAGCATCGGGCGCGAGGTGCCGGCCTGCCTGCACACGGCCGCCGAGCTGCACGGTTTCGGCGTGCTCGACGACACCGCCACCCACGTTGCCGTCCGACCGGACGAGGCGTGCGCGCCGGACTAA